The sequence below is a genomic window from Sorangiineae bacterium MSr12523.
AAGCCCACGTCCTATCGGTGGAAGGTCGAGAGCTTCGCGAGCAGTTGAGTGTCCGACAAGCGCTGGTTGAGACCCGCGCGGGTTACGTGACCACGATCCGCGGCCTCGCGCGTGCACATGGGAAACGTGTTGCTACGTGCGATATCAGCAACTTCGTGACGCACTTGGAAGCAACCGAGATGAATCCTGGCTTGCAGAAGCTTGTTGCGCCGTTAGCCGCCATGCTGAAAGTACTCGACGAGCAGCTCGTGAGAGTGGAAGAGAAGTTGCAGAACTTGGCAGGGCGAGATCCTCGGATACGTCTTTGCGCCACAGCCCCCGGTGTAGGGCTCATCGTCGGGGCCACGTTCATGTCCGTCATGGACGATGCCCACCGTTTCAAGAATGCCCATGCGGTGAGCGCCTATCTCGGACTCGTTCCGTCCGAATCGACCACGGGAGGACCGAGCAAGCGTCGTCTCGGAGGCATCACCAAACAGGGAAACCCTCACGCGCGAGCCATGCTCGTGCAAGCAGCCCACAGCCTACTGCGCACGCGCAAGCATGCCGGGGACCCCATTCGTCTTTGGGGAATGAACATCGCCAAGAAAAAAGGAAGATCGATCGCGGCTGTCGCCGTGGCCCGACGTCTTGCTGGTGTGCTCTGGGCGATGTGTCGTGATGGGGCTTTCTACGACCCGAATACGGCCACAAAGGGGACTTTCCAGAAAAAGAGCATGCGTGGAAGCGATGAAACTCAGCGCACCGTTGCGCTCCGGCGCGCGACCAAGAAACTTCAGCGGCGATACACTCGCCGTAAGACTTCGGAGGTCACCATGACGTGACCCACCCGATGCGCCGCAGAGCGCGCGACGTTTTGAGAACCCATTGGAGGACGATGAACGCGGGGAGAGCGGTGTGAGCACGACCGAGGTAACGCCAAGGTCGAGAGCTCGCCCCGTAAATTGCGTCTCGCTCCGCCCTACGAATCCCATACTGCGTCCCGGGGCTACCCGCGACCATCGCTGCCCGGTGAACGCGAAGAGTCAATTGACGGCAAACTCGAAACACACGTCTGGCGGCCCATCTTTTTCAAAACGCAGCGGGCTCGTCTCGAGTCACAGGAGAGCTCCATGCTTCGCCAAAACACCTCCTCCCGGACGACGAAGAAAAATCCGAAGAAGAAGAAAATCGCCTTGCATAAACCGCCGGTACAGAGTCACCACTCCGCGTGTTGTTCCCGCTGGCGAGGCTCCCGTAGGAGTGGCTCCTCGCTATCAACGGGCACGTGGAGGGCTGTTACCTCCCGCTCATACCAATGGCAACCCATCATCTTAATCTGCGGCCTTGCGGGCGCGGCGTCCGGAGCACCGCGCACGAAAGGTCTGACCCGACGCATTGCCAATTCGGGGCCAACTCTCATCCTTGGCAAAAATGCGGCACTCGGCGCATGGCGGCCCTGTCCGGGACGAATGGAGGCCTGTCCCGGACACCCCCCACGCGGGCAGGGCGGCTTTGATGCCCTACTGGCGCACGAACTTGAACGGGATGTTCACCGTGGAGGTGCCGCCCGTGGCGGGGAAGCTCCAGTTGCGCACGGAGGTCTCGATGCACTTGGCGATGGCCGGATCGTTTCCGTCGGCGTTGGCGCTGGTCACTTGACCCTGGCCGTTGATGACCATGCGCACGTTCACGTTGACCGACGATTGCTGGCTGGTGCTCCC
It includes:
- a CDS encoding IS110 family transposase; this encodes MRSVGLDLGARHIAYCEVCDGKVVERTSVQQIEQLKGRLGPGTLPAIVAFEAAREAWFVHDLLRTWGHEPKIVDTTRLKTIGIGHHKRKNDALDAEHLAIAVEQGRIPEAHVLSVEGRELREQLSVRQALVETRAGYVTTIRGLARAHGKRVATCDISNFVTHLEATEMNPGLQKLVAPLAAMLKVLDEQLVRVEEKLQNLAGRDPRIRLCATAPGVGLIVGATFMSVMDDAHRFKNAHAVSAYLGLVPSESTTGGPSKRRLGGITKQGNPHARAMLVQAAHSLLRTRKHAGDPIRLWGMNIAKKKGRSIAAVAVARRLAGVLWAMCRDGAFYDPNTATKGTFQKKSMRGSDETQRTVALRRATKKLQRRYTRRKTSEVTMT